Proteins found in one Gigantopelta aegis isolate Gae_Host chromosome 12, Gae_host_genome, whole genome shotgun sequence genomic segment:
- the LOC121386742 gene encoding zinc finger protein 28-like, with protein sequence MEKSVCFIAGITEQHYPILKMDNYFDYKPRKTFTCEECSKSFTTKGSLKRHMLLHGGETPFKCFECSKYFTESAALERHLMIHTGEKPYKCDICLKDFRRTAHLDEHMLVHTGIKLFKCEVCSQAFGRKWTLKRHIERNHSGKKSFKCDECPKRFKDGGSLRLHVFLHAWKNRQKLEGEASNESSEEELDEEDEDEQTEDDDDVLKEKQREEVAADVDGDGERGLRKNGVKKERQIVDINITGKETEMECAKIGLEGAKTEMECAKSEMKVTKTEMKCDNSEMECAVTEIEETDKDDSKEESENMGKLLQKQVKETEGKSESVVVQKLSQETEKATEYTEQEQVVAKTVTRAPGRESRHVVVKKDLVISKRFDGDHQVTVS encoded by the coding sequence ATggaaaaatcagtttgtttcatAGCAGGCATCACCGAGCAGCATTATCCCATTCTTAAAATGGATAACTATTTCGACTACAAGCCAAGGAAGACCTTCACCTGTGAGGAATGCTCAAAAAGCTTTACGACAAAAGGCAGTTTGAAGAGACACATGCTGCTGCATGGCGGAGAAACGCCATTCAAGTGCTTTGAGTGTTCTAAATACTTCACGGAAAGTGCTGCCCTGGAGAGACACTTGATGATACACACCGGAGAGAAACCGTACAAGTGTGACATCTGCCTGAAAGACTTCCGGCGGACTGCTCACCTGGACGAGCACATGCTGGTCCACACCGGCATCAAACTCTTCAAGTGTGAAGTGTGCTCTCAGGCATTTGGCCGCAAGTGGACGCTCAAGCGACACATAGAGCGAAACCACAGTGGAAAGAAGTCATTCAAGTGCGATGAGTGTCCGAAACGTTTCAAAGATGGTGGAAGTCTGCGGCTTCATGTCTTCCTGCACGCCTGGAAAAATCGACAAAAACTCGAGGGTGAAGCTTCTAATGAGTCCAGTGAAGAGGAGTTAGATGAAGAAGATGAGGATGAACAAactgaagatgatgatgatgtgttgAAGGAAAAACAAAGAGAAGAAGTAGCAGCAGATGTGGACGGTGATGGAGAAAGAGGGTTACGaaaaaatggagtgaaaaaagaGAGGCAAATTGTGGATATCAATATTACAGGTAAAGAAACAGAAATGGAATGTGCAAAAATCGGTTTGGAAGGTGCAAAAACAGAAATGGAATGTGCAAAAAGTGAAATGAAAGTTacaaaaacagaaatgaaaTGTGACAATAGTGAAATGGAATGTGCAGTAACAGAAATTGAAGAAACGGACAAAGATGATTCTAAAGAGGAATCCGAGAATATGGGAaaattgttacaaaaacaaGTGAAAGAAACTGAAGGAAAATCAGAAAGTGTAGTTGTGCAAAAATTGTCACAGGAGACTGAGAAAGCAACAGAGTACACCGAACAAGAACAAGTGGTAGCTAAAACAGTAACGAGAGCCCCAGGACGAGAGTCAAGACATGTAGTTGTGAAAAAAGACCTCGTGATTTCAAAACGTTTTGATGGAGACCATCAGGTCACAGTATCATAG